Genomic window (Acidimicrobiales bacterium):
GGAGCTGATGAACAACTCGAACAACGAATCGGTGTGCACCGACGGCCACAGATCCTGGTTCTGGCGCTCAGTGCGCAGCTGATCAAGCACCACCGAGCGGATGGCCGCGTCGGTCGCTTCGCGCGCTATGCCGGCGAGCATGCACCCGTCCTCGTGGTTCGGCGGCGGGCAGGTCTCCGTGTGCAACGCGTACCGCCCGTCGCGACGAAGGTCTTCTTGCTTGGGCCCGGGCACCACCAGGACGTGAAGACCAGCGTCGCTGACGATCGGGCAGACCGGGTGCACCCGCGGCGCCCCATCCGGCCGCACCGTTGCCAGGAAGCCGAGCCCGATCCCGACCTCGTAGAGGTTTTTCCGGGCTTCCTGTGCAAGGACCGGAACTTCGGCTGCGAACTCAAGCCATGTCACCACCAAGGATCATGCCGCGCGCGCTTCCTCTCGGGCGACCCGAACAACAGGTCGGCTCGCACCCTGGGTGAACACCGCGGGGTGGTCCCTCGTCACCGCTCCAGACCTCAGACAAGCAGGAATTTCGCATGCCGCCTAGCATCAGTCTCAGTTCGGTGCCGCTGGTGCTGACCCGCAAAAGGAGACTCGATGGGTTCAAACGCTGACACATTGCGCAAGCTCTATGACGCGTTCGGGGTAGGGGACGTGGCCGCCGTTCTCGGCGCAATGGACGACAAGATCGACTGGCAGGAGCCGACCGGCCTGCCCTTCGAGAACCAGCTTGGTCCGCAGGCGGTTGCCGAGAACATCTTCGGCCCTGTTACCACTCAACTCGAGGGCTTCTCCGTCACCCCCGACGAGATCATTGATGGTGGCGACATCGTCGCGGCGACAGGCAAGTACGGCGGAAAGGGTGCCGCCAACGGTGTCGAGTTGGACGCCGAGTTCGTGCACGTCTGGCGATTCGGCGCTGATGGCAAGATCACGGGATTCCGCACGTATACCGACACCTACCTGTGGCGCCAAGCACTCGGAGCTGACTGAGAGCAAGGCTGAGCGACGGACCCGGCGGTCAGGGGCCCGTCCCTGACCGCCGGGATCTTGGGCTGGTCGCGGCCCTCAGGCGGCCCGAGGCGTCGCGTCCGCCCTGGTCACGGGCTCGCATTGTGGGTAACCATCGCGGGGTAGCCCCTCGTCACCGCTGCTCCCCACCAACGCTGCGCTGCACGCGTTCGCGTCGCCTCGTGCACCACCTCGCAACCTCATGGCGAGCAGAACGATCGAGGTTCCCGATAGTTGGGACAGCGAAGTTGTGGCGTGACGCGGATCAGGAGCCTCAGACGCGAATGGCGGCCGGGGGTAGAGGGTTGCGCCCGGCGAGTGATCCACGTATCTCGGTGATGGCGAGGCGGACGAACGCCTGCCGGTGGTGGAACGGCTTGCCGCGGCCGGCGGAGATGGCCTCGGGGTGTCCCGCCTGATGACCGCTGTAGGCGTAGTCCATCGCCGAGTCGCTGCTCTCCCACAACGACACAGAGGAGATGAACGGCGGGCGCAGGACTGCGCTCGAGAACACGTTGCCCGGCGCCGTCGCAACGGCTTTCTCCGCTGGCTGGCTGGCACGGAAGAAGGGGATGAACCGCGAGATCTTCGTCTTGGCGAGCGTGAGCACGAGCACCGGGCCGTCGTGTTCGACGTTGCGCTGCTTCGGCACGTCGTCACCGATGCCGGGCCACGCGCCGTGGATGCGCAGCGGCCGGGCGTGCACGACCAGCCCGCCACCGAGCTTGGCGGCGAGCGGATGCGTCGCCTCGAACTGCTTGAGGGCGACGTCGTCCTGCCAGAACGCGATGAGGCCGACGCGCCCGGGTGAAGGCCGCGCAGGAGTCGTGCCGAACGTGGCGGCCACGCCCGCGTTGGCGTGCAACAGTCCCGAGATCGATGCCGGGCGCGGGTGCCGGACCAAGCCAAGCGACTTCGGCAAGCCAACGTCGGCGATGTGGACGGAGACGACGCTCATCGCTGCTCCTTTCTCTGTCGCGGTCACCTTGGCCGCGAAGGCGGCAGCCGGGACGGTAACCCTCACCGTCTTGAGCGCGCCAAGTGGGCGATGGCTCATCGCGTCGCGCCTGGTGAGCCGCTTGCACCGTCGGTAACCATCTTGGGGTAGCGCCTCGTCACCGCTGCTCCCCACCCACGGTCGCGACAGAAGTCGGGGCCTGGTCCACCGCCAGGTCGTGGCCGTTCTTGACGCGCTGACCGGGTCGTCACCGCTCCCGCCGACGGCAAGAACCGATACGGCACCGCCGCCCGGGACATCGTCCTGTGGTGCTTCGAGATGCAGCCCCGCAGCGTCGGGCGGGCCCTCGCCCGAGCCTGCCCGGAGAGCGAGATCTCCTGAGCTCCCCTTGATCCACTCGGAAACATGTTCGTGGCGGTCATCGGCCAGAGCTCGATCGTGCGCGTCGGTACCGACGGGGTCATCACGACCGTCGCCACCGACGAGGACGGCCTCGACTTCCCGTCGGCCGTGGAATTCGGTCGTGGCGATTCGTCCGGGAGCCTCTTCGGTGTGAACTTCGCCATCGCCGAGCTGGTCGGTGCTGTGACAGTCGAGGGACCTGGCGTCTTCCAGATCCCGGCGGCGACCACCTCGGAGTAGCACGCCGACTGCTCCACCCACATCCCCTCAACCAGCCCTGCGACACCGGGCTCGGCCGCAGCCGCTGGTCATCGGCACAGCAGTGCGTTCAGGACCGCCCGCTACCGTGTGTTTGCCGCCGCGTGCCGCGTTGTCCGCACGTGCCAGCGATCGCGTTGGGAACAGGATGGTCATGAGAGTGCCCGAGACCAGGTACGCCACTACGTCGGACGGTCTCTCGATCGCGTATCAGCAGTTCGGGACTGGCCCGCACGTCGTTTGGGTGACGGGCACCGCATCACACGTTGAGTTGTTCTGGGAGTTTCCCGGCTGGGCACACACGCTCCGACGCCTGGGCGAGCGCTGCACGGTGACCTGGTTCGATAAGCGCGGCACGGGTCTATCGGACCGCACCTTGCTGTCCACGTCCCTCGAAGACCGCATGGAGGACATCCGTGCGGTGATGGATGAGGCCGGCATCGACTCTGCTTCCGTGATCGGGCTCTCGGAGAGTGGTGCGATGAGCGCACTGTTCGCGGCAACGTTCCCGGAACGTGTCGAGCGGCTCGTTGTCGTGGCGTCATGGGCCTACCGCCCCGACACCGCGCAAGCAGCCGCGGCGTTCGAGACGCTTTGGGGACAGGGCACGCTCCTCGAAGCGATCTGGGCGCAGGGCTTCGCCGACAAGGACCTTCTGGGCCGGATCGAGCGAGCGATGGGAACGCCCACCAGCATGGCGAGCCTCCTTCGGGCCAATGCATCGTTCGACGTCCGCCCCATCCTCCCGCTCGTGCGCACGCCTTCCCTCGTCGTGCACTGCACCGACGATCCAATCATTCCGGTGTCCTACGGACGGGAGTTCGCCTCACTGCTACCCGACACGCGCATGGTCGAGGTGGGCGGGGCGTTCCATGGCAGCGCCCGGCCCGAGGACATGGGTCGATACGGAGAGGCGATCGAAGCGTTCCTCGTGGGCACAGAACACCGTGCCGCCTCAACAGCGGATCGAGTACTGGCCACGGTGCTCTTCACCGACATTGTCGGATCGACCGACCGTGCAGCAACCGTCGGAGATTCCCGGTGGACCGAGCTGCTTGATGACCACGACCAGATCTCCAGGCGTGCGGTGGAAGGTGTTCGTGGGCGCGTCGTCAAGATGACCGGCGACGGGGTGCTCGCCACGTTCGATGCCCCGGCGAGCGCCATCGCTGCAGGCCACCAGATGATCCGCGACCTCGCCGTTGTCGGCGTCGAGATCCGAGCCGGGATCCACACCGGCGAGGTGGAACGTCGGGGCGATGACATTGGGGGAATCGGAGTGAACCTCGCAGCCCGCGTGATGGCGGCAGCAACAGATGGCGAACTCTGGGTGTCATCCACGGTTCCCGGATTGACGATAGGGGCGGGCGTCGAGTGCACGTCGCGCGGCCGTCAGGCGCTCAAGGGCATTCCCGGCGAATGGGAACTGTTCGCGACCCAGCCACTGCATGCTGGCCATCAATGAGCTGCGGTCCCGTGCGATGAAGCGATTCGATCTCGTGATCTTCGACTGCGACGGTGTTCTGGTCGACAGCGAGCGCCTCATCGTCAAGGTCGAGGCTCAGATCTGCCAGGAACGCGGATGGGGCCTCACGGAAGAGGACGTGATCCGCGAGTTCGTCGGTCTCTCTGACGCTGCGATGCGTGCACGGCTGTCCGAGCTGGTCGGAGAACAGCTCCCTGCGGATTGGGACGCCGAGTACAGCGAGCGGTACCGGGAGGCGCTCGCTCGCGACCTCGAAGCCGTCGAGGGCGTGGCCCAGGCCGTGGATGCCATCGAGCAGGCCGGACTCGCTACCTGCGTCGCGTCGAGTGGAAGCCACGAGAAGATGGCGTTGACCCTGGGCAAGACCGGGTTGCTCGACCGGTTCGCGGGTCGGATCTACAGTGCAACTGATCCCGAGGTCGCAGCAGGCAAGCCAGCGCCTGATCTGTTCCTGCATGCGGCTCAGCGCATGGGTGCTAGCCCTGGGAAGTGCGCGGTTGTCGAGGACAGCCCGTACGGACTCACCGCTGCTCTTGCGGCGGGCATGGTGCCGTTCGGCTTCTCGGGAAGTGTGATCCCCGCCGATCGTCTCGCCGTCGACGGGGTCACGATCTTCGACACCATGGCAGATCTCGCCTCGCTCGTGACTGCGAACGTGTAGCGGGGCAATCGGTGTGGCATAGAAGCTTCGCTACGCAATGATGTGCCGGTGCCTCGTGCGGGGGCTGCCCAAGGGACCGGCCTCGTTTCAGGCCCGCTCCCGCTGCCAGGTCGTGTCCGTTCTTGACGCACCCCGATCGGCCCTTCTGGGATGGCGCAAGTTCCTCCAGCGGAGAACCCGAATGATGTGTATCATATGCGCATGGCCAGAGTGAACATCACCGTGCCCAACGAAGTGGTGGCAGCCGCCCGAGCGGCTGGGCTGAACGTGTCCAGGCTGGCAACAGCCGCATTGACGGACGAGCTCGACCGCCTCGCGAAGATCGACGCTCTCGATGCCTACCTCGCAGAGCTCGAAGCTGAGTTCGGACCTCCCACGCCGGAGGAGATCGAGGACGCAGCGAAGTGGGCACAGCGTCTCGATGCCGCGTCGACTCGACCGCGCCGCCGGCGAACCGCGTGACGCTGATCCTCGACAGCGGCGGCGTCAGCGCTCTCATCGGCCAACGGGCGAGGCTCGCCGAGCTGCGACGGCGAGGTCAGTGGCCGCCACAAGTCCCGGCGATCGTCCTCACCGAAGCCCTGACCGGCGACCACCGCCGCGACTTTCACGAGAACCGGCTGCTGGCCATGTGTCAGATTCGCGTCGTCTCGGAAGACCTTGCTCGCGTTGGCGCGCGCCTGCGGGCGGCAGTTTCACGGCGCGGCTCGATCGCTGCGACAGACGCTGTGGTCGCTGCGCTCGCCGTCACCTACAGCGACGCCGTCGTGCTCACCAGCGATCCCCGCGATCTAACCGCTCTTCTCGCTAACGAAGACGTCAGCATCGTGCGCGCTTAGCCCTGACAACCATCCGCATGCCCGATTACAGGACGTCGAACCATCGAGCGCGTCACGACGTCGGCGTGGGATGGTCAGGTGATGCGGAGGGCCTTCGTGGGGTCTGGTGCACCGACACGGGTGGGGTGCAGGACCGTAGCCAGCATCTCGCAGCCGTCGACCACCCGGGGCCCGGGTCGCACCACGTAGGCGTCGGCGTCGACGGCCCAGACCTCGGACCCCTCGGGCTGATGGCCGGCTGCGAACAGCGCGGCGGCCAGGTCGACGGCGCCCTCCAACCCGAACCCGCACGGCGCCACCACCACGACCTCGGCGCCGCATCCGGCGACCCGGTCCCATCCGACTCCCTCGGACCGCTTGCCCGCCTGGCCCAGCACCTCGGTGCCGCCGGCGGCGGCGACCATGTCGGGCACCCAGTGGCCGGCGCTGAAGGCGGGATCGGTCCACTCGAGCACCAGCGTCGGCCGGCGGCTGGCCCCGTCGAGGCGGCGGTCGAGGTCGCGGAGGCAGGCCCGCAGCGACGCCACCAGCTCCTCGGCCTGTTCCCATGTACCGGTGGCCTCCCCCACCGCGGTGATGGAGGCGATGACCTCGTCGAGGCGCATGGGATCGAGGGTGAGCACCTCGGCGTCGCAGCCGAGATGAGTGAGGGCGGCGTCGACCTCGGAGACGTCGACGGCGCACACCGCGCACAGATCCTGGGTGACGATCAGGTCGGGGTCGAGCTCGGCGAAGGCCCCCCGGTCGAGGCGGTAGAGATCCTCGCCGGCGGCCATCCGCTCCTTCACCACGGCGTCGATCTCGGCCGGTGCGAGGCCCTCGGGCAGCGCCGAGGTGGACACGATGCGCCGGGTGCGGGCCTCGGGCGGGTGGTCGCACTCGAAGGTGACCCCGACGACCTGCTCGCCGAGGCCGAGGGCGAAGAGGATCTCGGTGGCCGACGGAAGCAGCGACACGATCCGCACGGCGCTGAGGCTAGGGCGAAGTGGCGGTCGGTGGCGGGTGGTCGCGCCGAGGGGTTGCGGGCCGCCCCGGGGGGAACGAACATCGGCACCACCGACAGAGGAGACCCGACATGCTCGATCCCCGACACCGCTTCAGCGTCGAGTTCTGCGTTCCCTGAAACTACGTCCCCCGTGTCGTCGGTCTGACGGACGAAGTGTTGAGTGGATGGGCCCCCATCATCGAGAACATCGAGCTGGTGCCGTCGTCGAAGGGCCGCTTCGAGGTCACCCTCGACGGTGAGCTGATCTTCTCCAAGAAGGACCTGGGCCGCCACGCCGAACCCGGCGAGGTGGCCGCCATCGTGCGCGAGAAGCTGGGCCCCGAGATCGAGCGCGACTGAGCATCCCCCGCTACGCGTCGGGTCGAGTGGCCATCGCGGGGTAGTCCCTCGTCACCGCTCCTCCCCACCCGTCGGTTCGCGCTAACGGAAGTCGCGGGAGCGCAGGGCGGCGGTGTCGCCGGGGGCGGTGGGAAAGGGATCGAGGCGGTCGGCCACCACGTTGACCACACCCTCGGCCCGCTCGAGGGTGCCTCGCACCAGCAGGGCGGGGGCGGTGCGGGCCAGCGTGCGGTAGCGGGCCCAGAGGCCGGCCGAGCAGATGACGTTGATCAGGCCGGTCTCGTCCTCGAGGCTCACGAACACGGTGCCCGAGGCGGTGGCCGGGCGCTGGCGGTGGGTGACGACGCCACCCACCCACACCCGGCGGTCGACATCGGCGGTGACCAGGGCCTCGGCGGTGAGCACCCCCATCTCGTCGAGCAGTGCCCGCACGTGCTCGGTGGGGTGAGACCCGGCGCTGATGCCGGTGGACCACAGGTCGGCGCTGGTCTCCTCGGCCGGCGACATCCCCGGCAGCGGCGGAGCCGCCACGCCGGTGACCACGCCCTCGAGGCGGTCGGGCCGGGCCTGGGCGGTGGCCCCGGCGGCCCACAGCGCCTCTCGGCGGTCGAGGCCGAGAGACCGGAAGGCTCCGGCGGTGGCCAGCGCCTCCACCGCCGGCAGCGGCGCCTCGGTGCGTCGCACCAGGTCCTCCATGGAGGCGTAGGGCCGGCTCGCGGCGATGCGCTCGGCCAGGTCTGCGCCCACCGACCGCACCGAGCCGACGCCGAGGCGCACCGCCACCCCGCCCACGCTGCCCTCTTCGGCCTCGAGGGTGGCCGTCGCCACGCTGTGGTTGACGTCGGGGCGGTGCACCACCACCCCGTGGCGGCGGGCATCGCGCACCAGGGTGTGGGGCGACCAGAAGCCCATGGGCTGGGCGTTGAGCAGCGCCGCGCAGAACGCGGCCGGGTAGTGGCACTTCAGCCACGAGCTGGCGTAGACGAGGTGGGCGAAGCTCACCGAGTGGCTCTCGGGGAAGCCGAAGCTGGCGAAGGCGGCCAGCTTGTCGTAGATGCGGTCGGCCACCTCCCCGGTGATCCCGCGCGCGGCCATGCCCTCGTAGAGCCGGCCTCGCAGCCGTTCCATGCGCTCGGTGGAGCGCTTGGAGCCCATGGCCTGGCGCAGCTGGTCGGCCTCGCCGGCGCTGAAACCGGCCACGTCGATGGCCATCTGCATGAGCTGCTCCTGGAACAGCGGCACCCCGAGGGTCTTGCCGAGCGACGGCTCCAGCAGCGGGTGGAGG
Coding sequences:
- a CDS encoding nuclear transport factor 2 family protein gives rise to the protein MGSNADTLRKLYDAFGVGDVAAVLGAMDDKIDWQEPTGLPFENQLGPQAVAENIFGPVTTQLEGFSVTPDEIIDGGDIVAATGKYGGKGAANGVELDAEFVHVWRFGADGKITGFRTYTDTYLWRQALGAD
- a CDS encoding adenylate/guanylate cyclase domain-containing protein, encoding MRVPETRYATTSDGLSIAYQQFGTGPHVVWVTGTASHVELFWEFPGWAHTLRRLGERCTVTWFDKRGTGLSDRTLLSTSLEDRMEDIRAVMDEAGIDSASVIGLSESGAMSALFAATFPERVERLVVVASWAYRPDTAQAAAAFETLWGQGTLLEAIWAQGFADKDLLGRIERAMGTPTSMASLLRANASFDVRPILPLVRTPSLVVHCTDDPIIPVSYGREFASLLPDTRMVEVGGAFHGSARPEDMGRYGEAIEAFLVGTEHRAASTADRVLATVLFTDIVGSTDRAATVGDSRWTELLDDHDQISRRAVEGVRGRVVKMTGDGVLATFDAPASAIAAGHQMIRDLAVVGVEIRAGIHTGEVERRGDDIGGIGVNLAARVMAAATDGELWVSSTVPGLTIGAGVECTSRGRQALKGIPGEWELFATQPLHAGHQ
- a CDS encoding HAD family hydrolase, giving the protein MLAINELRSRAMKRFDLVIFDCDGVLVDSERLIVKVEAQICQERGWGLTEEDVIREFVGLSDAAMRARLSELVGEQLPADWDAEYSERYREALARDLEAVEGVAQAVDAIEQAGLATCVASSGSHEKMALTLGKTGLLDRFAGRIYSATDPEVAAGKPAPDLFLHAAQRMGASPGKCAVVEDSPYGLTAALAAGMVPFGFSGSVIPADRLAVDGVTIFDTMADLASLVTANV
- a CDS encoding type II toxin-antitoxin system CcdA family antitoxin, whose protein sequence is MARVNITVPNEVVAAARAAGLNVSRLATAALTDELDRLAKIDALDAYLAELEAEFGPPTPEEIEDAAKWAQRLDAASTRPRRRRTA
- a CDS encoding PIN domain-containing protein, with protein sequence MTLILDSGGVSALIGQRARLAELRRRGQWPPQVPAIVLTEALTGDHRRDFHENRLLAMCQIRVVSEDLARVGARLRAAVSRRGSIAATDAVVAALAVTYSDAVVLTSDPRDLTALLANEDVSIVRA
- a CDS encoding ABC transporter substrate-binding protein, which encodes MRIVSLLPSATEILFALGLGEQVVGVTFECDHPPEARTRRIVSTSALPEGLAPAEIDAVVKERMAAGEDLYRLDRGAFAELDPDLIVTQDLCAVCAVDVSEVDAALTHLGCDAEVLTLDPMRLDEVIASITAVGEATGTWEQAEELVASLRACLRDLDRRLDGASRRPTLVLEWTDPAFSAGHWVPDMVAAAGGTEVLGQAGKRSEGVGWDRVAGCGAEVVVVAPCGFGLEGAVDLAAALFAAGHQPEGSEVWAVDADAYVVRPGPRVVDGCEMLATVLHPTRVGAPDPTKALRIT
- a CDS encoding error-prone DNA polymerase translates to LSPERDGPPDIDVDIESDRREEAIQYVYERYGRENAAQVANVITYRARSAVRDMGKALGHAQGQVDAWSKQLDHRLPDEAEPGHGIPEAVLRLAAEVQHFPRHLGIHSGGMVICDRPVVEVCPVEWGRMPGRTVLQWDKDDCAAVGLVKFDLLGLGMLSVLRYAIELVAEHHGVTVDLATIPQDPAVYDMLCEADSVGVFQVESRAQMATLPRLKPRRFYDLVVEVALIRPGPIQGGSVHPYIRRRNGTEEVTYLHPLLEPSLGKTLGVPLFQEQLMQMAIDVAGFSAGEADQLRQAMGSKRSTERMERLRGRLYEGMAARGITGEVADRIYDKLAAFASFGFPESHSVSFAHLVYASSWLKCHYPAAFCAALLNAQPMGFWSPHTLVRDARRHGVVVHRPDVNHSVATATLEAEEGSVGGVAVRLGVGSVRSVGADLAERIAASRPYASMEDLVRRTEAPLPAVEALATAGAFRSLGLDRREALWAAGATAQARPDRLEGVVTGVAAPPLPGMSPAEETSADLWSTGISAGSHPTEHVRALLDEMGVLTAEALVTADVDRRVWVGGVVTHRQRPATASGTVFVSLEDETGLINVICSAGLWARYRTLARTAPALLVRGTLERAEGVVNVVADRLDPFPTAPGDTAALRSRDFR